The Fusarium oxysporum Fo47 chromosome II, complete sequence genome includes a region encoding these proteins:
- a CDS encoding uncharacterized protein (of unknown function-domain containing protein) — MLTTAQLETQGLNVQGSSGILKPDNLGEEEREQRGDDSDNEGRLKPSLQFTGHQLFYVFGLDGVGAMALSGGVNFALAYVMYTTQDTIKNPIRLFQLPNTLSGDAAVTIIVQCILTWFVEMGLVSYDLSKRSVQPIGFVPKPSHLWLRWLFFLPPVSDLSDSEVEEKEPQRKSTVPPVLTTIVQGALRGFILAVVGFLLLWPLSVGVLTTVGERDGGDWRYKDRWTPQAFKAILGGVLGLLTTPLMALFWLIKVGWEGNDERAEARDSRRSQYAEAERMNARSSRQNRYMAEV, encoded by the exons ATGCTTACGACGGCGCAACTTGAGACACAGGGGCTGAATGTGCAGGGGTCCAGCGGGATTCTGAAACCTGACAACCTTGGCGAGGAGGAACGAGAGCAGAGAGGAGATGACAGTGACAATGAGGGGCGCCTAAAGCCGAGTCTGCAGTTTACAGGGCATCAGCTCTTCTATGTCTTTGGGCTTGATGGAGTAGGCGCGATGGCTTTATCTGGGGGTGTGAATTTCGCATTGGCTTATG TCATGTACACCACGCAAGACACCATCAAGAACCCAATTCGGTTGTTTCAACTGCCAAACACACTATCAGGCGATGCAGCTGTAACTATTATCGTCCAATGCATTCTCACGTGGTTCGTTGAGATGGGACTCGTCAGTTACGACCTTTCGAAACGCTCTGTTCAGCCGATTGGCTTTGTTCCTAAGCCCTCGCATCTGTGGCTTCGATGGCTGTTTTTTCTTCCACCAGTATCTGATCTAAGCGACTCcgaagttgaagagaaggagcCTCAGAGAAAATCCACAGTTCCTCCTGTACTTACGACAATCGTGCAAGGGGCACTAAGAGGTTTTATACTCGCTGTCGTGGGTTTCTTACTCCTCTGGCCACTGAGCGTGGGGGTTTTGACCACAGTTGGAGAACGCGATGGCGGGGATTGGAGATATAAAGACCGCTGGACGCCACAGGCTTTCAAGGCGATTCTTGGCGGTGTTCTAGGTTTACTTACGACCCCTTTGATGGCTTTGTTCTGGCTTATCAAGGTGGGTTGGGAGGGTAATGATGAAAGAGCTGAGGCGAGAGACTCAAGACGGAGTCAATAcgctgaggctgagaggATGAATGCAAGGAGTTCAAGGCAGAACAGATATATGGCGGAGGTATAG
- a CDS encoding nucleophile aminohydrolase, with amino-acid sequence MSSLSIFMGVLSLSTFTLAAGNTPGLPLVINTWGGDFTAATDAAFTALGKKASALDAVEIGGTTCENKQCDGSVGFGGSPDENCETTLDAMIMDGGSMNSGAVAALRRVKSAISVARHVLDHTTHSLIVGDQATEFAIQNGFKTTSLSTKNSDKQCKDWKAKKCQPNYRINVSPNPASTCGPYKPLATLTTSTMKTNKQTGHDTLSLITIHKDGSMAAGTTTNGASHKIPGRVGDGPIVGSGSYVDSDIGGCGATGDGDIMLRFLPCYQAIEGMRNGLSPKEAAEDAVLRMVRKYGDLKSGIVVVDRYGNHGAACSGWNFQYSYRGGKMTKTKVVTVKPVQELYQSTTVMPLTLVAI; translated from the exons ATGTCTTCTCTTTCTATCTTCATGGGAGTTCTCTCCCTGTCAACATTTACACTCGCGGCGGGTAATACACCTGGTCTTCCTCTTGTTATCAATACATGGGGTGGCGATTTCACCGCCGCTACGGATGCGGCCTTCACCGCGCTGGGGAAGAAGGCTTCTGCTCTTGACGCGGTTGAAATTGGAGGCACGACGTGTGAGAACAAGCAGTGCGATGGGAGTGTAGGCTTTGGAGGAAGTCCTGATGAGAACTGTGAAACTACACTTGATGCGATGATCATGGATGGTGGGAGTATGAATTctggtgctgttgctgctctGCGTCGCGTTAAGAGTGCGATTTCTGTTGCTCGACATGTCCTCGACCATACTACTCATTCTCTCATTGTCGGAGACCAAGCTACAGAGTTTGCTATCCAAAACGGCTTCAAGACCACAAGCCTGTCTACCAAAAACTCGGATAAGCAGTGCAAGGACTGGAAGGCCAAGAAGTGCCAGCCCAACTATCGTATCAACGTCAGCCCAAACCCGGCATCAACATGCGGTCCCTACAAGCCTCTCGCCACCCTCACGACAAGCACCATGAAGACCAATAAACAAACAGGCCACGACACCCTCTCTCTCATCACAATTCACAAAGACGGCTCCATGGCCGCaggaacaacaacaaacGGCGCCTCCCACAAGATCCCCGGACGCGTCGGCGACGGCCCCATCGTTGGAAGCGGCTCCTACGTTGACAGCGACATTGGCGGCTGCGGCGCCACAGGTGACGGCGACATTATGCTTCGCTTCCTCCCATGCTACCAAGCCATCGAGGGCATGCGCAACGGCCTCTCACCAAAAGAAGCAGCCGAGGATGCAGTTCTTCGCATGGTTCGCAAGTACGGCGATCTCAAGAGCGGCATCGTCGTCGTGGATCGGTACGGAAACCATGGCGCTGCGTGCAGTGGGTGGAATTTCCAGTACAGTTACAGAGGAGGAAAGatgaccaagaccaaggtcgTTACTGTGAAGCCGGTGCAGGAG TTGTATCAATCGACAACAGTTATGCCTTTGACTTTAGTAGCGATTTAG